One region of Streptomyces rishiriensis genomic DNA includes:
- a CDS encoding intradiol ring-cleavage dioxygenase, translating into MTGTQKPHSEQDLSRRKVVAVAAGGIATVGLGGTAFAAGAAGERGGTTPAGAGVGSDGEVCYRLTSETVEGPYYIDADKIRRDVTEDREGIPLLLALKVIDSETCRPIRNAAVDIWHCDAAGVYSGYEGQGNGGGGGGPAPTGEPPTGEPPTGAPTGAPPGGGHQEPTDDSRYLRGTWRTDRHGQVTFRTVFPGWYRGRCVHIHVKVHVDGEWTDAGYEGGHTCHTGQFFFDEESVLASAVVEPYASNAAERTTLTEDTIYDQSGTQGGLLKLRYDKRDIARGVHGSITVGVDPDATEDGQGSPPRPSASASASDSASASAASSVSDS; encoded by the coding sequence ATGACGGGAACTCAGAAACCACACAGCGAACAGGACTTATCGCGTCGGAAGGTCGTGGCCGTCGCCGCGGGCGGCATCGCGACGGTGGGCCTGGGCGGCACCGCCTTCGCTGCGGGCGCCGCCGGTGAGCGCGGCGGAACGACCCCGGCCGGCGCCGGCGTCGGTTCCGACGGGGAGGTCTGTTACCGCCTGACCTCGGAGACGGTCGAGGGCCCCTACTACATCGACGCCGACAAGATCCGCCGGGATGTCACGGAGGACCGGGAGGGCATCCCGCTCCTCCTCGCCCTGAAGGTGATCGACTCGGAGACGTGCAGACCGATCCGGAACGCGGCCGTCGACATCTGGCACTGCGATGCGGCGGGGGTGTACTCGGGTTACGAGGGCCAGGGAAACGGCGGTGGCGGTGGCGGTCCCGCTCCGACCGGAGAGCCCCCGACCGGCGAACCTCCGACGGGCGCGCCCACCGGGGCGCCCCCGGGCGGCGGCCACCAGGAGCCCACGGACGACAGCCGCTACCTGCGCGGCACCTGGCGTACGGACCGGCACGGTCAGGTGACCTTCCGGACGGTCTTCCCTGGCTGGTACCGGGGCCGCTGTGTCCACATCCACGTCAAGGTGCACGTGGACGGCGAGTGGACGGACGCCGGCTATGAGGGCGGGCACACCTGCCACACCGGGCAGTTCTTCTTCGACGAGGAGTCGGTGCTCGCCTCGGCGGTGGTGGAGCCGTACGCGAGCAACGCCGCGGAGCGCACGACCCTCACCGAGGACACGATCTACGACCAGAGCGGTACGCAGGGCGGTCTGCTGAAGCTGCGCTACGACAAGCGGGACATCGCGAGGGGCGTTCACGGGTCGATCACGGTCGGAGTGGACCCGGACGCGACGGAGGACGGCCAGGGTTCGCCGCCGCGGCCGAGCGCGTCCGCTTCGGCGTCCGATTCCGCCTCGGCGTCGGCTGCCTCTTCGGTCTCCGACAGCTGA